In Aequorivita sp. H23M31, a single window of DNA contains:
- a CDS encoding AAA family ATPase: protein MKIENIKTFGELKESGYESKSIKDELRRNLLQKIMKKEPSFVGIHGYELTVIPELEHAILSKHNINLLGLRGQAKTRLARQMVGLLDEYIPIVEGSEINDDPFKPISRYAKNLMMEKGDNTPISWLHRDDRFFEKLATPDVTVADIIGDVDPIKAANLKLSYADDRVIHFGMIPRSNRCIFVINELPDLQPRIQVALFNILQEGDVQIRGFAVRLPLDIQFVFTANPEDYTNRGSIVTPLKDRIGSQILTHYPEDIETARSITDQETAEASRTKSNIYVPDLAKDILEQISFEARENVFIDSKSGVSARMSITAFENLLSTAERRALQNGDEKTTVRLGDFVGIIPAITGKVELVYEGEQEGVSQVAQQLIADAVSSIFFEKFPKIEKLTKQGDVDPYVEIVAWFFEENDFELLDSFTDEDYQNALDRIIPLQQLVEKYQPEIPKKDKYFLKEVILWALSENKKLSKFSLGNGTHFRDLYGSYIDGL from the coding sequence ATGAAAATAGAAAATATCAAAACTTTTGGTGAACTTAAGGAGTCGGGGTACGAGTCAAAGTCTATAAAGGATGAATTGCGTAGGAATCTACTCCAGAAAATAATGAAAAAAGAACCTTCGTTCGTCGGGATTCACGGATACGAACTTACCGTAATTCCCGAACTGGAGCACGCAATTCTCTCCAAGCATAATATTAATCTCTTAGGTCTTCGTGGCCAGGCCAAAACCCGATTGGCGCGACAGATGGTTGGGCTTTTGGATGAATATATACCTATAGTGGAGGGGAGTGAGATAAACGATGATCCCTTCAAACCCATTTCACGCTACGCCAAAAATTTAATGATGGAGAAAGGTGATAATACACCTATCAGTTGGCTGCATCGTGATGATAGATTTTTTGAAAAGTTGGCTACACCAGATGTTACCGTAGCAGATATAATTGGCGATGTTGATCCCATAAAAGCAGCGAACTTAAAATTGAGCTATGCCGACGACCGCGTAATCCACTTTGGTATGATTCCACGAAGTAACCGCTGCATTTTTGTTATAAATGAATTACCAGATCTTCAGCCGCGCATCCAGGTTGCCCTCTTTAATATATTGCAGGAAGGCGATGTGCAGATCAGGGGATTTGCAGTTAGATTGCCATTGGATATCCAATTTGTCTTTACGGCAAACCCTGAAGATTATACCAATCGTGGCAGTATCGTTACACCTTTAAAAGATCGAATTGGTTCTCAAATATTAACTCATTATCCCGAGGATATTGAAACCGCTCGGTCTATAACAGATCAAGAAACAGCTGAGGCATCGAGGACAAAATCCAATATTTATGTGCCGGATCTGGCCAAGGATATATTGGAACAAATTAGTTTCGAAGCGCGAGAAAATGTTTTTATAGATTCAAAAAGTGGTGTCAGCGCACGGATGAGTATCACGGCTTTTGAGAATTTGTTAAGTACTGCGGAAAGGAGGGCCCTGCAGAATGGAGACGAGAAAACCACCGTTCGTTTGGGAGATTTTGTTGGTATAATCCCAGCAATTACTGGGAAGGTGGAATTGGTTTATGAAGGAGAGCAAGAAGGTGTTTCGCAAGTGGCACAGCAACTTATTGCCGATGCGGTAAGTAGTATCTTCTTTGAGAAGTTTCCAAAAATAGAAAAACTCACCAAACAAGGTGACGTCGATCCTTATGTGGAAATCGTTGCTTGGTTTTTTGAAGAGAATGATTTTGAGTTGCTGGATTCTTTTACGGATGAGGATTATCAAAATGCATTGGATAGGATAATACCCCTTCAACAACTGGTAGAAAAATATCAGCCTGAGATACCTAAAAAAGATAAATATTTTCTTAAGGAAGTGATTCTTTGGGCTCTTTCTGAAAATAAAAAGCTGAGCAAGTTCAGTTTAGGAAATGGAACGCATTTTAGGGATTTATACGGCAGTTATATTGATGGACTTTAA
- a CDS encoding amidohydrolase, whose product MKKITLIFASLLLIISCKEKNKELNDVAETNSINHTIYYGGDILTMEGEVPEYVEAVVQKDGEIVFVGTKEEALKQYKGKAAEVDLQGKTMLPAFLDAHGHFFNVGFAATTANLLPPPDGPGQSIVSVVKTLSDYKDTSDGKYILDKMGWIMGTGYDDSQLEEKNHPKATDLDKVSTEFPVIITHQSGHLSVVNTKGLELLKLTKNTKDPEGGVIRRDENGNPNGVLEEAAAFEVLFGILGKMDDEMAVRFLKKGQEEYAQNGYLTAQDGRTTPEQLTAIKEGAKNNLFFIDVVAYPDIALGTDYIAQDDFSPSHEYNHKFRIGGVKLTLDGSPQGKTAWLSKCYHVNPEGRKGCYEGYPVMDDSTATKLVKTAFKNKWQLICHSNGDAAIDQYIRAVEAAEKEYGYPDHRTVLIHGQTLRKNQIPDLVRLDMFASLFPMHTFYWGDWHSESVLGEPRASYISPTRDVLAAGINLTSHHDAPVTMPNSMRVLDATVNRVTRSGKILGPDQRLTAYEGIKTLTTWAAKQYFEEHRKGTISKGKLADFVIVDKNPVKIDPSAIHDIAIMESIKEGKTVYSR is encoded by the coding sequence ATGAAAAAAATTACTCTCATTTTCGCTTCTCTCCTCTTAATAATTTCCTGTAAAGAAAAAAACAAGGAATTGAATGATGTAGCTGAAACAAATTCCATAAATCATACTATTTATTATGGCGGAGATATCCTAACGATGGAAGGCGAAGTTCCTGAATACGTCGAAGCCGTAGTTCAAAAAGATGGTGAGATTGTTTTTGTAGGCACCAAGGAAGAAGCCTTAAAGCAATATAAAGGGAAAGCTGCGGAAGTAGATTTACAGGGAAAAACAATGCTGCCTGCCTTTCTTGATGCCCACGGGCATTTTTTTAACGTGGGTTTTGCTGCTACTACCGCTAACCTTTTACCACCCCCAGACGGACCAGGACAAAGTATTGTGAGCGTGGTAAAAACCCTTAGCGATTATAAGGACACTTCCGACGGAAAATACATACTTGATAAAATGGGCTGGATTATGGGTACCGGTTATGACGACTCGCAACTTGAAGAAAAAAATCACCCCAAGGCAACAGATCTAGATAAAGTTAGTACTGAATTCCCCGTAATCATCACACACCAGTCTGGCCATTTATCCGTAGTGAACACAAAGGGCCTAGAATTACTAAAACTAACAAAAAACACAAAAGATCCCGAGGGAGGAGTAATTCGAAGGGACGAAAATGGAAATCCAAATGGGGTTTTGGAGGAAGCCGCGGCATTCGAGGTATTATTTGGTATTTTGGGAAAAATGGATGATGAGATGGCTGTAAGATTCCTAAAGAAAGGACAGGAGGAATATGCACAAAATGGTTACTTAACCGCGCAAGACGGACGGACAACTCCAGAACAGCTTACAGCAATTAAAGAAGGTGCCAAAAACAATCTTTTCTTTATCGATGTTGTTGCCTATCCCGATATTGCGTTGGGAACGGATTATATTGCCCAGGACGATTTTAGCCCATCCCACGAATACAATCATAAATTTAGAATTGGCGGCGTAAAACTTACATTAGATGGCTCGCCTCAAGGAAAAACGGCCTGGCTATCCAAGTGTTATCACGTTAACCCCGAAGGACGAAAAGGCTGCTATGAAGGCTATCCGGTTATGGATGACAGTACGGCTACAAAACTTGTAAAGACCGCTTTTAAAAACAAATGGCAACTAATTTGTCACAGTAATGGAGATGCAGCAATTGACCAATATATAAGAGCGGTAGAGGCTGCTGAAAAAGAATACGGATATCCGGACCATCGAACAGTTTTAATCCACGGGCAAACCCTTAGAAAAAATCAAATCCCAGATTTGGTGCGGTTGGATATGTTTGCCTCCCTTTTCCCCATGCACACTTTTTATTGGGGCGATTGGCATTCGGAATCTGTTTTGGGAGAGCCAAGAGCATCATACATCTCACCCACTCGAGATGTTTTGGCTGCAGGTATAAATCTAACTTCCCATCATGACGCTCCCGTAACCATGCCAAATTCAATGAGAGTTTTGGACGCTACCGTAAACAGAGTAACCCGTAGCGGAAAAATTTTAGGCCCCGATCAAAGGTTAACTGCTTATGAAGGAATAAAAACCTTGACCACTTGGGCAGCAAAACAATATTTTGAAGAACATAGGAAAGGGACAATCAGTAAAGGAAAATTGGCAGATTTTGTTATTGTAGATAAAAACCCCGTTAAAATTGACCCCTCCGCAATCCACGATATCGCAATTATGGAGTCGATTAAGGAAGGAAAAACCGTCTATAGTCGATAG
- a CDS encoding dienelactone hydrolase family protein gives MQKPKVKPALILLSDLWGEEKSDWVENYKMALREYFDIECYDSCVLGDVRTTGYDEKHIHDQFVNSGIEMAVEKLVLQVPDAPYILGFSVGGVIAWKAALAGIKAKRIFAVSSTRLRYETQKPSGLVELFYGENDLYTPTRKWFQQMGITQKLYKDADHEFYKKPAIAEDICNRIISSLKRDRPQ, from the coding sequence ATGCAAAAACCCAAGGTTAAACCCGCATTAATACTACTCTCCGACCTCTGGGGAGAAGAAAAATCAGATTGGGTGGAAAATTATAAAATGGCGCTTAGAGAATACTTCGATATTGAATGTTACGATTCGTGTGTTTTAGGGGATGTTAGAACTACAGGCTATGATGAGAAGCATATACACGATCAATTCGTAAACAGCGGGATCGAGATGGCTGTTGAAAAATTAGTGCTCCAAGTACCCGATGCCCCCTATATTCTGGGATTTAGTGTGGGTGGAGTCATTGCCTGGAAAGCGGCCCTAGCTGGAATAAAAGCCAAAAGAATTTTCGCGGTATCTTCAACCAGGCTGAGGTACGAAACCCAAAAACCATCGGGATTAGTTGAACTTTTCTATGGAGAAAATGATTTATATACACCAACTAGGAAATGGTTTCAACAGATGGGAATAACACAAAAATTATATAAAGACGCTGACCACGAATTTTACAAGAAACCAGCGATAGCAGAAGATATTTGTAATAGAATTATAAGTTCCTTAAAAAGGGATAGACCCCAATAA
- a CDS encoding peptidase associated/transthyretin-like domain-containing protein yields MKQIFPTISFQQISPSLGILIVVFTIFFSSNTYCQRIHLEGKITAEADVDVEGINILNLSSNKGTVTDSIGGFWIAVALNDTLSVSAVHIQSTKLLITAEQILAKRISINLSEKMNELPAVTLRRSLTGYIGSDANIIRTEQPITATSVGLPNADLKQLSKTQRAFYTATSTPVDALINLVSGRTRMLKKRLEFEKTYQLTLSLLNKFPETFFTDALKIDKYKVYSFIFYCEEDPDYEKIMKSDTMQIVKFLERKSEEYRMLLEKMD; encoded by the coding sequence ATGAAGCAAATCTTCCCCACAATCTCCTTTCAGCAAATATCCCCGTCATTAGGAATCTTAATTGTTGTCTTCACTATTTTCTTCAGTAGCAATACATATTGCCAACGGATACACTTGGAAGGCAAGATTACTGCCGAAGCAGATGTGGATGTGGAGGGAATCAACATTTTAAATCTTTCTAGTAACAAAGGAACGGTGACAGATTCAATAGGAGGATTTTGGATTGCCGTGGCCTTAAATGACACCCTTTCTGTGTCTGCCGTGCATATTCAAAGTACAAAGCTGTTAATTACCGCCGAGCAAATACTCGCAAAAAGAATTAGTATCAATCTCAGTGAAAAAATGAACGAGCTTCCCGCTGTTACCCTAAGAAGGTCGTTAACGGGTTACATTGGAAGTGATGCCAATATCATTCGTACTGAACAACCAATTACGGCCACTTCCGTGGGATTGCCCAATGCAGATTTAAAACAACTTTCAAAAACCCAAAGAGCTTTCTATACAGCAACCTCAACTCCTGTGGATGCTTTAATAAACCTAGTTTCAGGAAGAACTAGAATGCTTAAGAAGCGATTGGAATTTGAAAAAACATATCAATTAACCCTATCGCTTCTTAATAAATTTCCAGAAACATTTTTTACCGACGCTCTTAAAATTGATAAGTACAAAGTCTATTCTTTTATATTTTATTGCGAAGAAGACCCTGATTATGAAAAGATAATGAAAAGTGATACAATGCAGATTGTAAAATTTTTGGAAAGAAAAAGTGAGGAGTATCGGATGCTTTTAGAAAAAATGGATTGA
- a CDS encoding class I SAM-dependent methyltransferase, whose amino-acid sequence MKKIDYGIDAPKVIRRLLFIGILIISITLLFPIVSFGEIELVTSGFIWAGVSLIVGAILMTLYSKFGKLKHRDRILNKIQWTGSEKVLDVGTGLGLLMIGAAKRLTTGKAIGIDIFDSRDLSNNTLERTRANAKLEGVTGNTEVLRMDILKTDFPNDYFDVIVSNLCLHNIKKAKDRDAACAEIFRILKPEGKTIISDFINIGNYSRKFKSLGMKVQNEGTYLFDTFPPLTIIKSIKQ is encoded by the coding sequence ATGAAAAAGATAGATTACGGTATTGATGCACCCAAGGTTATTAGGAGGCTTCTCTTTATTGGAATTTTAATAATCTCCATAACTCTTTTATTTCCTATTGTTTCTTTTGGGGAAATAGAACTGGTTACTTCCGGTTTTATTTGGGCTGGCGTATCACTAATTGTTGGAGCCATTTTAATGACGCTCTATTCTAAATTCGGAAAGCTTAAACATCGTGATCGAATTCTAAACAAAATTCAATGGACAGGCAGCGAAAAAGTCTTGGATGTTGGAACCGGACTGGGACTTTTAATGATTGGAGCAGCTAAAAGATTGACAACTGGAAAGGCAATTGGTATCGATATTTTTGATTCACGGGACTTAAGTAATAACACCTTAGAACGTACTCGTGCGAATGCTAAATTAGAAGGCGTCACTGGCAACACGGAAGTTCTCAGAATGGATATCCTTAAAACCGACTTCCCCAACGATTACTTTGACGTAATTGTTTCCAATTTGTGTTTGCACAATATTAAAAAAGCAAAAGACAGGGACGCTGCTTGTGCCGAAATCTTCCGGATTCTTAAACCAGAGGGAAAAACAATAATTTCAGATTTTATAAATATTGGAAATTACTCACGGAAATTTAAAAGTCTGGGAATGAAAGTCCAAAATGAGGGAACCTACTTATTTGATACCTTTCCACCATTAACCATTATTAAATCAATCAAACAATGA
- a CDS encoding YqiA/YcfP family alpha/beta fold hydrolase — translation MNILYLHGLDGDLAPEKRTILQKYGKVLSPAIDYRTEYNSIELLVEQFKNEKINAVIGSSLGGFVGYYVADAYKISSLLFNPALASRSVSQKIPNFKNPYLSFKQIVLGAQDTVINPRDTFTFLSKNLQEHTNYDIHVRQDLGHQITIQVFKEEVEAFFKKI, via the coding sequence ATGAACATTCTATATCTACACGGTTTGGATGGAGATTTGGCACCCGAAAAAAGAACCATTCTGCAGAAATACGGAAAAGTTTTATCTCCTGCGATTGATTACCGAACTGAATACAACAGTATTGAACTATTAGTTGAACAGTTTAAAAATGAAAAAATTAATGCAGTAATTGGTAGTAGCCTTGGCGGATTTGTTGGTTATTATGTAGCCGATGCCTATAAAATCTCCTCTTTACTTTTTAATCCCGCTCTAGCTTCCCGGTCGGTAAGCCAAAAAATACCAAATTTTAAAAATCCCTACCTCAGTTTTAAGCAAATTGTCTTGGGCGCCCAAGACACTGTAATTAATCCAAGGGACACATTTACATTCCTATCCAAAAACCTTCAAGAACATACAAATTACGATATCCACGTGAGACAGGACTTAGGTCATCAAATTACCATTCAAGTTTTTAAGGAAGAGGTTGAGGCGTTTTTTAAGAAGATTTAA
- the fumC gene encoding class II fumarate hydratase yields MQYRIEKDTMGEVKVPADKLWGAQTERSFENFKIGPKASMPLEIIRGFAYLKKAAAYTNCELGVLSEAKRDFIAKVCDEILAGKHDAQFPLVIWQTGSGTQSNMNVNEVIANRAHQLAGMKIGEGDKTLQPNDDVNKSQSSNDTFPTGMHIAAYKKLVETTIPGVEQLQKTLSQKAADFKDVVKIGRTHFMDATPLTLGQEFSGYAAQLEHGIKALKNTLPHMAELALGGTAVGTGLNTPKGYDVKVAEYISEFTGLPFVTAKNKFEALAAHDAFVESHGALKQLAVSLNKIANDIRMLASGPRSGIGELNIPANEPGSSIMPGKVNPTQCEALTMVCAQVIGNDMAITVGGMQGQFELNVFKPVMAANFLQSAELLGDACVSFDVHCAQGIEPNYDAIKRQLNNSLMLVTALNTKIGYYKAAEIANTAHKNGTTLKEEAVNLGYVSAEDFDKWVRPEDMV; encoded by the coding sequence ATGCAATATCGAATAGAAAAAGACACCATGGGCGAGGTAAAAGTACCAGCCGACAAACTTTGGGGTGCACAAACAGAGCGCTCTTTTGAAAACTTTAAAATTGGGCCAAAAGCTTCTATGCCTTTGGAAATAATTCGTGGGTTTGCCTACCTAAAAAAAGCTGCGGCCTATACCAACTGTGAGCTTGGTGTACTTTCCGAGGCGAAAAGAGATTTTATTGCGAAGGTGTGCGATGAAATATTGGCAGGAAAACATGATGCTCAATTTCCTTTGGTAATTTGGCAAACAGGAAGTGGCACACAGAGTAATATGAATGTGAACGAAGTAATTGCGAACCGAGCTCACCAATTGGCGGGAATGAAGATCGGAGAAGGCGACAAGACGCTACAGCCCAATGATGATGTAAACAAATCGCAGTCTTCAAATGATACTTTTCCTACGGGAATGCATATTGCTGCCTATAAAAAGTTAGTGGAAACCACCATTCCTGGTGTTGAACAACTTCAAAAAACACTTTCTCAAAAAGCAGCCGATTTTAAAGATGTGGTAAAAATAGGAAGAACCCATTTTATGGATGCCACTCCCCTAACCCTTGGCCAGGAATTTAGTGGCTACGCAGCCCAGCTTGAACATGGTATAAAAGCTTTGAAGAATACCCTTCCGCATATGGCAGAACTTGCTTTGGGTGGAACAGCCGTAGGAACAGGTTTAAATACTCCAAAAGGTTATGATGTAAAAGTAGCAGAGTACATCTCGGAATTTACGGGATTGCCCTTCGTGACCGCAAAAAATAAATTTGAAGCCTTGGCCGCCCACGATGCATTTGTTGAATCTCATGGCGCCTTAAAACAACTGGCAGTTTCTCTAAATAAAATAGCCAACGACATACGGATGCTTGCAAGTGGACCTAGAAGTGGAATTGGCGAATTAAATATTCCAGCCAACGAACCTGGTTCATCTATTATGCCCGGAAAAGTTAACCCTACCCAATGTGAAGCGTTGACAATGGTATGTGCCCAAGTAATCGGCAATGATATGGCAATTACCGTGGGTGGAATGCAGGGACAGTTTGAGTTGAACGTATTCAAACCAGTTATGGCTGCCAATTTCCTTCAATCGGCAGAATTATTGGGTGATGCGTGTGTATCCTTTGATGTGCATTGCGCCCAGGGAATTGAGCCGAATTATGATGCAATAAAGAGACAATTGAACAACAGTCTGATGCTCGTTACCGCGCTAAATACCAAAATTGGTTATTATAAAGCTGCGGAAATAGCGAATACGGCCCACAAAAATGGAACTACCCTAAAAGAGGAAGCAGTAAACCTTGGCTATGTTTCTGCGGAAGATTTTGATAAGTGGGTTAGACCTGAGGATATGGTTTAA
- the recG gene encoding ATP-dependent DNA helicase RecG yields the protein MTTNHLQTPIDRLKGLWPKRAEMLKKELGVSTFQDLLNLFPNRYLDRTQYYKIADLQPTNAEVQIVGKITHIKTVEQQRGKRLVATFTDGTLNMELVWFRGIKWIRESLRLNIPYVIFGKTKFFNGSFSMPHPEMELLEDHERSIRSAMQPVYPSTEKLINSGVTNRVLNSTMQQLFLESKHGFAETLPKPLLEQLKLVSKSEALFNVHFPKSQAHLARAQYRLKFEELFYIQLQLIRKNLLHKSKIRGYPFEKIGDNFNNFFSHHLPFELTEAQKRVIKEIRNDLGSNAQMNRLLQGDVGSGKTIVAFMSMLIALDNGFQACLMAPTEILSVQHFTGLSELSKRLNTNIEILTGSTKTSKRKEIHKKLENGELDILIGTHALLEDKVKFKNLGLAIVDEQHRFGVEQRSKLWHKNDYPPHVLVMTATPIPRTLAMSIYGDLDISVIDELPPGRKDIKTVHRYDANRLKVFHFIRDEISKGRQVYIVYPLIQESETMDYKDLMDGYESIVREFPLPKYQVSILHGQMKPADKEYEMNRFVKGETQIMVATTVIEVGVNIPNASVMIIESAERFGLSQLHQLRGRVGRGAEQSYCILMTSYKLSADAKTRLQTMVRTSDGFEIAEVDLKLRGPGDLMGTQQSGVLNLRIADIVKDSEILKIARSYAMQILKADPNLSSEENIPVKNTYSQLVKYRNIWNYIS from the coding sequence ATGACTACCAACCATCTGCAAACTCCAATTGATCGCTTAAAGGGATTATGGCCAAAACGTGCTGAAATGCTCAAAAAGGAGCTTGGTGTCAGTACGTTCCAGGATTTGCTGAACCTATTCCCAAATCGTTATCTGGATCGCACGCAGTATTACAAAATCGCCGATTTACAACCCACAAATGCAGAAGTACAAATAGTCGGAAAAATCACCCATATTAAAACCGTCGAGCAACAGCGTGGTAAAAGGTTGGTTGCAACCTTTACGGACGGTACCCTAAATATGGAATTGGTATGGTTCAGGGGAATAAAATGGATTCGGGAAAGCTTAAGGCTGAATATTCCCTACGTAATATTCGGAAAAACAAAATTTTTCAACGGCAGTTTCTCCATGCCACATCCCGAAATGGAATTGCTGGAGGACCACGAGAGGAGTATCCGCTCAGCCATGCAGCCCGTTTATCCCTCAACGGAAAAATTGATTAACAGCGGAGTTACAAATAGGGTATTAAATTCCACTATGCAACAATTGTTTTTGGAAAGCAAACATGGCTTTGCCGAAACCCTTCCAAAACCGCTATTGGAACAACTAAAATTGGTCTCTAAAAGTGAGGCACTTTTTAACGTACATTTCCCCAAAAGTCAAGCTCATTTAGCCCGGGCACAATACCGTTTAAAATTCGAGGAATTGTTCTATATACAACTGCAATTAATTCGAAAAAACCTACTTCATAAATCCAAAATAAGGGGATATCCTTTTGAGAAGATAGGTGATAATTTCAACAACTTTTTTTCGCACCATTTACCCTTCGAATTGACCGAAGCACAGAAGCGGGTAATCAAGGAAATCCGCAACGATTTAGGGAGCAATGCCCAGATGAACCGACTTTTGCAGGGAGATGTTGGAAGCGGAAAGACCATAGTAGCCTTCATGTCAATGTTAATAGCACTTGACAACGGTTTTCAAGCCTGTTTAATGGCTCCGACTGAAATTTTGTCAGTCCAGCACTTTACAGGATTGAGTGAATTATCTAAACGCCTGAATACCAATATAGAAATATTAACCGGTTCAACCAAAACTTCAAAGCGTAAAGAAATTCACAAAAAACTGGAAAATGGAGAATTGGACATCTTAATCGGAACCCATGCGCTGCTAGAAGATAAGGTCAAATTCAAGAACCTGGGACTCGCAATTGTGGATGAACAGCACCGTTTTGGAGTGGAGCAACGCAGCAAACTTTGGCACAAAAACGACTATCCGCCACACGTTCTTGTGATGACCGCCACCCCTATCCCCCGCACTCTTGCCATGAGCATTTATGGTGACCTGGATATCAGTGTTATTGATGAGCTTCCTCCAGGTAGAAAAGACATCAAAACAGTGCATCGATATGATGCAAATAGACTCAAGGTTTTTCACTTTATTAGGGACGAAATTTCCAAAGGAAGACAGGTGTATATTGTCTATCCTTTAATTCAGGAAAGCGAGACCATGGATTATAAGGATTTGATGGATGGATACGAGAGTATTGTCCGCGAATTTCCGCTACCCAAATATCAGGTTTCCATTCTCCACGGCCAAATGAAACCAGCCGATAAGGAATATGAAATGAACCGTTTTGTAAAAGGTGAAACGCAAATAATGGTCGCCACTACGGTAATTGAAGTCGGGGTGAATATTCCCAATGCCAGCGTGATGATTATTGAAAGCGCAGAACGTTTCGGACTTTCCCAATTGCACCAATTGCGGGGCCGTGTAGGACGGGGTGCCGAACAGAGCTATTGTATTTTGATGACCAGCTACAAACTTTCCGCCGATGCGAAAACCCGTTTGCAAACTATGGTGCGCACCAGCGATGGCTTTGAAATTGCTGAAGTAGATTTAAAACTGCGTGGTCCAGGGGATTTGATGGGCACCCAACAAAGTGGCGTATTAAACCTTCGTATCGCCGATATCGTAAAAGATTCTGAGATATTGAAAATCGCTAGAAGTTATGCAATGCAGATCCTAAAGGCCGATCCCAACCTTTCTTCCGAAGAAAACATCCCTGTTAAAAACACCTATTCCCAGTTGGTGAAGTACCGGAATATTTGGAATTATATATCGTGA
- a CDS encoding T9SS type A sorting domain-containing protein — MKKTYFLIALSLLLQISSFANSSTLATLQLTTRLTEDYPLEMPQLKAYPIYMNATAQDPDTISEVRISIDGSEYNAEENIGFYYFLWTPESYGIHEIVMTAKSTTGEEISITRNINVVSTASTQMVASLEDVVIEFGGDNSRWYYGTYTFPQFVGGYNDINAFLDVACPNITGGCDDWDRWAFIDVKAPDGNWIQLIRYITPYGVACSHELNVTDYKSLLQGEVELRVFIDTWGTGGWQLSLDMNFAAGTPEYLYSDVIEIWDDSYSFGDPANLQPVPTFNVEIPELVNASHLRVSNTGHNWGANNSGNAAEFFNATHYLDINGEQTFSQHLWNQCNPNPDGCTGQRGTWQYSRAGWCPGSIAPPDVYDMSAFIGTAFNLDYRFHPSYMDYCHPNNPDCVSGQTCPDCNDGSNPIYYVDTHLINESNNPMVYGNILGIKAIDNTKIFDISVYPNPTKGMFQINTKSPDGETRITVNTVDGQAVKTYYFQTSEELNHHSFDLTNLSSGIYFLNIENSYGTGVKRIILE, encoded by the coding sequence ATGAAAAAAACCTACTTTTTAATTGCTTTGTCCCTGTTGCTTCAAATTTCAAGCTTTGCAAATTCTTCTACCTTGGCAACACTTCAGCTAACCACAAGATTGACTGAAGATTACCCTCTTGAAATGCCGCAGTTAAAGGCATATCCCATATATATGAACGCCACGGCTCAAGATCCTGATACCATTTCTGAAGTTAGAATTTCTATCGATGGGTCCGAGTACAATGCTGAAGAAAATATAGGATTTTATTACTTTCTGTGGACTCCTGAAAGTTATGGAATTCATGAAATTGTGATGACCGCAAAATCTACCACCGGTGAGGAAATTTCAATTACCCGTAATATAAATGTTGTTAGCACGGCATCAACGCAAATGGTTGCTAGTTTGGAGGATGTGGTTATAGAATTTGGAGGCGATAACAGTCGCTGGTATTACGGCACTTATACATTTCCGCAATTTGTTGGCGGATATAATGATATCAACGCTTTTTTGGATGTGGCCTGTCCAAATATAACCGGCGGTTGTGATGATTGGGATCGGTGGGCGTTTATAGATGTTAAGGCGCCAGATGGCAATTGGATTCAGCTTATCCGGTATATTACTCCCTACGGGGTGGCCTGCAGTCATGAGCTAAATGTGACGGATTATAAATCTTTACTGCAGGGAGAGGTAGAATTGCGGGTTTTCATCGACACTTGGGGAACGGGTGGTTGGCAGCTTTCTTTAGATATGAATTTTGCCGCAGGAACGCCTGAATATCTCTATAGCGACGTGATAGAGATATGGGATGATAGTTATAGTTTCGGCGATCCGGCCAATTTGCAACCTGTACCGACCTTTAATGTGGAAATTCCGGAACTGGTGAATGCATCCCATTTACGGGTTTCCAATACCGGTCATAATTGGGGCGCGAACAATTCCGGCAATGCCGCAGAATTTTTTAATGCCACGCATTATTTGGATATTAACGGGGAACAGACCTTTTCACAACATCTCTGGAACCAATGCAACCCCAATCCCGATGGATGCACGGGCCAAAGAGGAACTTGGCAATATTCACGCGCTGGATGGTGTCCGGGATCTATTGCTCCTCCCGATGTTTACGATATGAGTGCATTTATTGGCACAGCCTTTAATCTAGATTACCGTTTTCATCCCAGCTATATGGACTATTGTCACCCAAACAATCCCGATTGCGTTTCCGGTCAAACGTGTCCCGATTGTAACGATGGCTCAAACCCCATATATTACGTGGATACACATTTAATAAATGAAAGCAATAATCCCATGGTTTACGGGAATATATTAGGGATTAAAGCTATAGACAATACAAAGATTTTTGACATTTCAGTGTACCCCAATCCCACAAAGGGAATGTTTCAGATAAACACAAAATCTCCTGATGGGGAAACTCGGATTACTGTTAATACCGTAGATGGCCAAGCGGTTAAAACCTATTACTTTCAAACTTCCGAAGAATTGAACCATCATTCTTTCGACCTTACCAATCTTTCGTCTGGTATTTATTTTCTTAATATTGAAAATTCATATGGTACAGGTGTAAAGAGAATCATATTAGAATAG